A window from Cinclus cinclus chromosome 4, bCinCin1.1, whole genome shotgun sequence encodes these proteins:
- the ATP23 gene encoding mitochondrial inner membrane protease ATP23 homolog, whose product MGEGEADSVPAAEKKGVEEEEDDFGYRLFPDRNKKPQSFLVRSLFTFHNKCQLMLRLTLETNPYARLLLEALKQSGCTVFNDRHFSCENCDGCVGGGFDAATSQIVLCQNNIRRQSHMNRVVTHELIHAFDHCRAHVDWFKNVKHLACSEIRAANLSGDCTLMNEIARFKFGLKGHHQTCVRDRAIRSILAVRKVSKEMAEKAVDEVFDACFNDLEPFGRIPHNKADAKRAYRDFQNRDRYSANL is encoded by the exons ATGGGCGAAGGGGAGGCGGATTCGGTACCGGCGGCAGAGAAGAAaggggtggaggaggaggaggatgattTCGGCTACCGGCTCTTCCCGGACCGGAATAAGAAGCCGCAGAGCTTCCTGGTCCGCAGCCTCTTCACCTTCCACAATAAATGCCAGCTGATGCTGAGGTTGACCCTGGAAACGA ATCCATATGCTCGACTTCTCCTTGAGGCTCTGAAGCAATCTGGTTG CACTGTCTTCAATGACCGGCACTTCTCTTGTGAGAACTGTGATGGCTGTGTCGGTGGAGGTTTTGATGCTGCCACATCTCAG ATTGTTCTGTGTCAGAATAACATTCGCCGGCAATCCCATATGAACCGTGTGGTCACACATGAATTGATTCATGCATTTGATCACTGCCGCGCACATGTTGACTGGTTTAAAAATGTCAAACATTTAGCATGTTCAGAG ATTCGAGCTGCTAATCTCAGTGGAGACTGTACTTTGATGAATGAAATAGCCAGATTTAAATTTGGACTGAAAGGGCACCATCAG aCTTGTGTACGAGACAGAGCAATTCGTTCCATTCTGGCTGTTAGAAAAGTTAGCAAAGAAATGGCAGAAAAAGCTGTGGATGAAGTTTTTGATGCCTGCTTCAATGATCTGGAACCTTTTGGAAGAATCCCACACAACAAAGCAGATGCAAAACGTGCTTACAGAGACTTTCAGAACAGAGATCGCTATAGTGCTAATTTGTAA